A genomic window from Tenebrio molitor chromosome X, icTenMoli1.1, whole genome shotgun sequence includes:
- the hrm gene encoding monocarboxylate transporter 12-B isoform X2 gives MDKWKLVPPDGGWGWLVLFGSTLVNVLIPGTIKSFGVLFAAFIDDFNTSSADAAAIPGICYFLYSSLGPVSSILSLKYSYRTVTLIGGTFAAAGMILSFFADSVAYLCISYGVLVGTGAGLSFPPTVYIVTSYFVRLRGLANGLCISGSALGSIILPPIIQIMLDFYGCRGAMFLMGGVMLNVWVAALFYDPVEKHMKRVRVEPPDSDSDENQSFIKPKFEINAEETMVSLPHIPHTDSFPDNFDISSNHFNRSVSSAAVQNYKPTTSRERKISVPTGRNELLKAKIATAGSRTNMNSSSALHAVPESNNGAMDLQSQGRLTGSRRSRVPRRSPSTSSFQYISTPYHGSTLTLQPETFASSFSLKSARKVDGKDAEPKKKFFDLSLLKDPLYLIILFSNATNAISYTNFIVLLPLYAKSLGYNSEMGALLLSVVSALDLVGRIGGSALSDLHLCPKAAYFIGGLLVSGISLAFLPFFNGYIVICVFCSVFGLASGIYVGITAVIMADMLGEERLQSSYGISLFVNGILQLAGPPACGIWIEKSKSYISLFCTLGVILIIGSVIWVIVPFLKKPQVKNDDNEVDSVI, from the exons TGATCCCAGGCACGATAAAATCGTTTGGTGTCCTCTTCGCCGCCTTCATCGACGACTTCAATACCTCCTCGGCCGACGCAGCAGCGATTCCAGGCATCTGTTACTTTTTGTACAGCTCTCTAG GTCCGGTATCCAGCATCCTgtctttaaaatattcataCAGAACGGTAACTCTAATCGGAGGAACCTTCGCTGCGGCAGGTAtgattttaagttttttcgcgGATTCGGTGGCATATCTTTGTATCAG CTATGGAGTCTTGGTTGGTACAGGTGCAGGTCTCTCTTTTCCCCCGACAGTGTACATCGTGACGAGCTACTTCGTCAGGCTGCGGGGTCTCGCAAACGGACTGTGCATTTCAGGATCTGCTCTCGGCTCCATCATCCTGCCGCCGATAATCCAAATCATGCTCGATTTCTACGGGTGCAG AGGTGCTATGTTCCTGATGGGTGGAGTAATGTTAAACGTTTGGGTAGCGGCGTTGTTCTACGACCCCGTCGAGAAACACATGAAGAGGGTTAGGGTCGAGCCGCCGGACTCCGATTCCGACGAGAACCAGAGCTTCATCAAGCCGAAATTCGAGATCAACGCGGAGGAGACGATGGTGTCGTTGCCGCACATCCCGCACACCGACTCCTTTCCCGACAACTTCGACATCTCGTCGAATCACTTCAACAGGAGCGTCTCCAGCGCCGCCGTGCAGAACTACAAGCCCACGACCAGCCGCGAGAGGAAGATCAGCGTCCCGACCGGTCGAAACGAACTCCTGAAGGCCAAAATTGCCACCGCAGGGTCACGTACTAACATGAATAGTTCTTCAGCTTTACATGCCGTGCCGGAAAGCAACAACGGTGCCATGGACTTGCAGTCCCAAGGACGACTCACGGGATCGAGGCGCAGTCGAGTCCCTCGCAGGAGTCCTTCTACCAGTTCCTTTCAGTACATCAGTACTCCGTACCACGGTAGTACTCTGACGCTTCAACCTGAGACGTTCGCCAGTTCCTTCAGTTTGAAATCTGCACGCAAAGTAGATGGGAAAGATGCTGAACCgaagaaaaaattctttgatCTTTCTCTCCTGAAAGATCCTCTCTATCTGATCATCTTGTTTTCCAACGCCACTAACGCTATTAGTTACACTAATTTCATAGTGCTCCTCCCGCTTTATGCCAAATCGCTGGGTTACAATAGCGAAATGGGGGCTCTTTTGCTCTCCGTCGTTTCAGCTTTAGACCTTGTTGGAAGAATTGGTGGTTCTGCTCTGTCAGATCTGCATTTGTGTCCAAAAGCTGCGTATTTCATCGGTGGTCTTTTAGTATCCGGAATTTCTCTTGCGTTTTTGCCGTTTTTTAATGGATATATCGTCATATGTGTATTTTGTTCTGTATTCGGTTTAGCTTCGGGAATTTATGTAGGCATAACCGCTGTGATAATGGCCGATATGCTGGGAGAAGAACGTTTACAATCTTCCTATGGTATATCGTTGTTTGTTAATGGTATTTTACAATTAGCGGGACCACCTGCTTGTGGTATTTGGATCGAAAAATCAAAGTCGTATATTTCATTGTTTTGTACTTTAGGTGTAATTCTCATCATAGGTTCCGTTATTTGGGTCATAGTCCcctttttaaaaaaacctcaagttaaaaacgACGACAATGAGGTCGATTCCGTCATATGA